A single window of Leptospiraceae bacterium DNA harbors:
- the tmk gene encoding dTMP kinase, with protein MNKTKFIVFEGIDGSGKSTLSTMVLNSLIERNFPIVKFNEPTSFETGMKIRKFLRKEISLSREEQIELFLADRKDSLEKNVYPNLKAGNSVILDRYFYSMAAYQSDESIQPETILRMNLNRNYPVPDLIIYLEINPEISLARTKRRNANEHFENLETLKKVSLAYEKVIPKTALKLDATLSQAKLKELCISHIIR; from the coding sequence ATGAATAAAACTAAATTTATTGTTTTTGAAGGAATAGATGGAAGCGGAAAAAGCACGCTTTCTACAATGGTCTTAAATTCTCTTATAGAAAGAAATTTTCCAATCGTAAAATTCAATGAGCCTACGAGCTTTGAAACGGGAATGAAAATTAGAAAATTCTTGCGAAAAGAAATTTCTCTTTCTAGAGAAGAGCAAATCGAATTATTCCTAGCCGATAGAAAAGACTCTTTAGAAAAAAATGTATACCCAAATTTAAAAGCGGGTAATAGCGTTATACTTGACAGATATTTTTATTCAATGGCAGCATATCAATCCGATGAAAGTATCCAGCCAGAAACGATTCTACGTATGAACTTAAATCGAAATTATCCAGTGCCGGACTTAATCATTTACCTGGAGATAAATCCAGAAATTTCTCTAGCCCGAACAAAACGTAGAAATGCGAATGAACATTTTGAAAATTTAGAGACGCTAAAAAAAGTAAGCCTTGCCTATGAGAAAGTTATTCCCAAAACAGCTCTAAAGTTAGATGCAACTCTTTCACAAGCAAAATTGAAAGAGTTGTGCATAAGTCATATTATACGCTAA
- the map gene encoding type I methionyl aminopeptidase, which produces MVHIKNKAEIEKMRAAGKLAAELLQYIESFVKPGVNTQELNDLCHEYTLKRGATSAPLNYKGFPKSICTSINDVVCHGIPKTTDVLKDGDIINIDVTPILNGYHGDTSKTFLVGKVKPEIKKLVTDTEKAMWIGIEQVKPGNRVNDISNAIDEFLTTHGYGIVRDLMGHGIGKKFHEDPQIPHFKQTRLLTKLEEGMTFTIEPMVNLGAYNVVVSKSDKWTVRTKDGKWSAQFEHTVLVTHRGYEILTLPP; this is translated from the coding sequence TTGGTTCACATAAAAAATAAAGCTGAAATAGAAAAAATGAGAGCGGCAGGAAAACTTGCCGCAGAACTTTTGCAATACATTGAGTCTTTTGTTAAGCCTGGTGTTAATACACAGGAGCTAAACGATCTTTGCCACGAGTATACATTAAAGCGTGGAGCCACTTCTGCTCCCCTCAACTACAAAGGTTTTCCAAAATCCATTTGCACTTCAATCAATGATGTTGTTTGTCACGGTATTCCAAAAACAACCGATGTTTTAAAAGATGGAGACATTATCAATATTGACGTAACACCCATACTAAATGGATACCATGGAGATACATCAAAAACTTTTTTAGTAGGCAAAGTCAAACCAGAAATTAAAAAACTTGTAACAGACACTGAAAAAGCCATGTGGATTGGAATCGAGCAGGTAAAGCCTGGTAACCGCGTGAATGATATTTCCAATGCAATTGATGAATTTCTTACAACTCATGGTTATGGAATCGTTCGCGATTTAATGGGTCATGGAATAGGAAAAAAATTTCATGAAGATCCACAGATTCCCCACTTCAAACAAACAAGGTTGCTCACAAAATTAGAAGAGGGTATGACTTTCACAATTGAGCCAATGGTTAACCTTGGGGCATACAACGTAGTAGTCTCTAAATCTGATAAATGGACTGTTCGGACAAAGGATGGAAAATGGTCTGCTCAATTTGAACACACTGTTTTGGTAACGCACAGAGGTTACGAAATATTAACCCTTCCTCCTTAA
- a CDS encoding GAF domain-containing protein, with translation MQNHPIQKGFEKCEVNLTNTGLIQEFGCILWVSRETKIITNVSENAMTMLGIDSILGKPLSEILGYEFATRLFDLSHTKFFHELWERFHLYGHAEDTGILIEIEPISDYPHKRKIFRLYNAHSREELVEKTLSRLAEETGFERVMLYEFLSDGSGQISAEIYKGNRDSYLGLRYPATDIPKVARDLYLKNSYRYIHNVDAKPISVLSLNESTKDSLDLMHSSLRNVSPFHIEYLKNMGVACALSLSLVKDKKLTGMFSLHHFEPKYISHDQRIKLSEIVSQYLQRIQIRDSEEKMQFLDSYKREVSTFITAIHYGYYNENEITKMISLMGATGLVVRQGERWFAVGAVRISETLKAVEESITHGKSKGVFDTDCISSLYVGMETQKEQISGLMCVWYSDLITREKNSFLFVKPEVVQEVVWGSKVDIYQGGMNPINSFGQWKESMSYHSEAWSKQARNAAQTILFLSLTGHKD, from the coding sequence GTGCAAAATCATCCAATACAAAAAGGCTTTGAGAAATGTGAAGTCAACTTGACAAATACTGGATTAATTCAGGAATTTGGTTGCATTCTCTGGGTATCAAGAGAAACTAAAATAATTACAAATGTATCCGAGAATGCAATGACTATGCTTGGCATAGATTCAATTCTAGGAAAACCTCTCTCTGAAATTTTGGGTTATGAATTTGCTACCCGTCTTTTTGATCTATCGCATACAAAATTCTTTCATGAGTTATGGGAGCGATTCCATTTATATGGACATGCAGAGGATACTGGAATACTAATTGAAATAGAGCCTATTTCCGATTATCCGCATAAAAGAAAAATATTTAGACTTTATAATGCGCATTCAAGAGAAGAGTTAGTTGAAAAAACTTTATCTCGTCTTGCGGAAGAAACTGGATTTGAGAGAGTTATGCTTTATGAATTTCTTTCTGATGGAAGTGGACAAATTTCAGCCGAAATCTACAAGGGAAATAGAGATAGTTATCTTGGACTTCGCTATCCAGCAACGGATATACCCAAAGTTGCAAGAGATTTATATTTAAAAAACTCGTATCGCTATATTCATAATGTAGATGCAAAGCCAATTTCGGTTTTAAGTCTGAATGAATCAACGAAAGATTCTTTAGATTTAATGCATAGCTCACTACGAAATGTATCTCCTTTCCATATTGAGTATTTAAAAAATATGGGAGTAGCTTGCGCGCTTTCCCTTTCTCTTGTTAAAGATAAAAAATTGACTGGAATGTTTTCTTTGCATCATTTTGAACCAAAATATATTTCACATGATCAGCGAATTAAATTATCTGAAATTGTAAGTCAATATTTGCAGAGGATACAGATTCGAGATAGTGAAGAGAAAATGCAGTTTCTAGATAGCTATAAGAGAGAAGTATCAACATTCATTACAGCGATTCACTATGGATATTACAATGAGAATGAAATTACAAAGATGATTTCTCTTATGGGTGCTACTGGTCTTGTTGTGCGGCAGGGTGAACGTTGGTTTGCTGTTGGAGCAGTAAGGATTTCAGAAACATTGAAAGCAGTTGAAGAAAGTATTACGCATGGTAAATCCAAGGGAGTTTTTGACACAGACTGCATCTCTTCCCTTTATGTGGGAATGGAAACACAGAAAGAGCAAATTTCAGGGTTAATGTGTGTCTGGTATTCAGATTTGATTACACGCGAAAAAAATTCATTTCTATTTGTTAAACCGGAAGTTGTCCAAGAGGTAGTATGGGGAAGTAAAGTGGATATTTATCAAGGCGGTATGAATCCGATTAATTCTTTCGGACAATGGAAGGAGTCAATGAGTTACCACAGCGAAGCCTGGTCAAAGCAAGCAAGGAATGCGGCTCAGACCATTCTATTTCTTAGTTTAACTGGCCATAAAGATTAA
- a CDS encoding sulfatase-like hydrolase/transferase, which produces MWGFDDGDGLILFNEYLKAQNKDKPFLATYLTISTHYPYRVPDKKFEVFDSKTKDFAYLNTYHYADFAIGEFMRLAEKEAYFENTVFVFLADHTHHRDLNHYEDRNIPLLIYAPSKLKPEIRENIGSQIDLIPTLLGFVAKPILFSAMGKDLFAPSSKSFAYFCFGYLYGWIEEDHFYFQNLDATRPTVNFPLVEPFIDRQDCNISPECKLTERKTNAFLNLPIYLMEKNLVFPW; this is translated from the coding sequence GTGTGGGGCTTTGATGATGGAGATGGACTTATACTATTCAATGAATACCTAAAAGCGCAAAATAAGGATAAACCGTTCCTAGCAACCTACTTAACAATCTCTACACACTATCCCTATAGAGTTCCCGATAAAAAGTTTGAAGTATTTGACTCAAAGACAAAAGATTTTGCATACTTGAACACGTATCATTACGCTGATTTTGCAATTGGTGAATTTATGCGCTTGGCAGAAAAAGAAGCTTACTTTGAGAACACTGTTTTTGTTTTTCTGGCAGACCATACACATCATAGAGACTTGAATCATTACGAAGATAGGAATATTCCACTTTTGATTTATGCGCCTTCTAAGTTAAAGCCCGAAATTCGAGAGAATATTGGTTCGCAGATAGATTTGATTCCTACACTACTCGGATTTGTTGCAAAACCGATATTATTCTCTGCAATGGGTAAAGACTTATTTGCCCCCAGCTCAAAATCGTTTGCCTATTTTTGTTTTGGTTACCTATATGGCTGGATTGAAGAAGACCATTTTTATTTTCAAAACTTAGATGCAACACGACCGACAGTTAATTTCCCTCTCGTTGAACCATTCATTGATAGACAAGACTGCAATATATCTCCCGAATGCAAGCTAACGGAGCGCAAAACAAACGCTTTCCTCAATCTCCCCATTTACCTAATGGAAAAAAATTTAGTTTTTCCTTGGTAA
- a CDS encoding sulfatase-like hydrolase/transferase, which translates to MSKINLRTKFFLFYFSFCIFIFFLYRVIFLLAYKDRLDGGSVSLILQSFLVGLRFDASVTASVIAPFYFLSLLFPLNRFRAYQFLWAFLPNVIIAWIAMHLVGDTIYFANANKHLGYEGFVFLNKDIFVLIQSFFLEQPALFLFLIGVVISYLTLAIYIYKNYFVYEETTRKPLSRGMEFFLFLFLSVLLVRGGIQPTSLRPSHAIISNNGFINILGLNGVFTSYYDLSQTQIPNAKKVPFAESALFVREAISYDGAEFVNPAFPILRKVTAVNENNPPNLVIILLESWTGKFVKPISKDGLVDGIEVTPNFNHLAEKGVFFRRFFATGGRTSNGLIATLTGIPDRPMMSLLHTQEANARVSGIGKLLKQANYESLFMTGSDLSFENIEPHIKQWGFNTIVDERTIDKTKRFKKECGALMMEMDLYYSMNT; encoded by the coding sequence ATGTCAAAAATAAACCTTCGCACAAAGTTTTTTCTTTTTTATTTCAGTTTTTGTATTTTCATTTTCTTTCTATATAGAGTTATATTCTTATTAGCCTACAAAGATCGATTAGACGGGGGAAGTGTTAGTCTTATCTTGCAGAGTTTTCTTGTCGGACTAAGATTTGATGCATCGGTCACTGCGAGCGTTATCGCACCGTTTTATTTTTTATCACTCCTATTTCCCTTAAATCGTTTTCGTGCCTATCAATTTCTCTGGGCTTTTTTGCCTAACGTAATTATTGCCTGGATAGCAATGCACTTGGTTGGGGATACTATCTATTTTGCGAATGCTAATAAACATTTGGGCTATGAAGGATTTGTTTTCTTAAACAAAGATATTTTTGTATTAATTCAATCTTTCTTTTTAGAGCAGCCAGCGTTGTTTCTTTTTTTGATTGGAGTTGTAATTTCTTATTTAACTCTTGCGATTTATATTTATAAAAATTACTTTGTCTATGAGGAAACTACTCGTAAGCCACTGAGTCGAGGAATGGAATTTTTTTTATTCCTTTTCCTTTCTGTGTTGCTTGTTCGTGGTGGAATACAGCCTACATCTCTTCGACCCAGTCATGCGATCATTTCAAACAATGGATTTATAAACATTTTAGGACTCAACGGAGTATTTACGTCCTATTATGATTTGAGTCAAACGCAAATTCCGAATGCAAAAAAAGTTCCATTTGCGGAATCTGCTCTATTTGTCAGGGAGGCAATATCTTATGACGGTGCTGAGTTTGTGAACCCTGCCTTTCCAATCCTGCGCAAAGTTACAGCGGTTAATGAAAATAACCCACCCAATCTAGTAATTATTCTTTTGGAAAGCTGGACGGGAAAATTTGTTAAACCTATTTCTAAAGATGGACTTGTCGATGGAATAGAAGTCACTCCAAATTTTAATCATCTCGCCGAGAAAGGAGTTTTCTTTCGAAGGTTTTTTGCTACTGGCGGGCGAACCTCTAATGGATTAATTGCTACACTGACAGGAATTCCAGATAGACCAATGATGAGTCTTCTTCACACACAAGAGGCTAACGCAAGAGTATCCGGTATTGGAAAACTTTTAAAGCAGGCAAATTATGAAAGTCTTTTCATGACAGGCAGTGATTTGTCATTTGAAAATATTGAGCCGCATATTAAGCAATGGGGGTTCAATACAATTGTCGATGAAAGAACGATTGATAAAACCAAACGTTTTAAAAAGGAGTGTGGGGCTTTGATGATGGAGATGGACTTATACTATTCAATGAATACCTAA
- a CDS encoding transcriptional coactivator p15/PC4 family protein: MSGIIKDIDKGKGEIIRVEISEFKGKKLLNLRVWYTDANNEYKPTQKGIAIPPELYDQVKEAINAAGAMF, from the coding sequence ATGAGTGGAATTATTAAAGATATAGACAAAGGCAAAGGCGAGATTATTCGCGTAGAAATCAGCGAGTTCAAAGGAAAAAAACTTTTGAACTTACGAGTTTGGTATACAGATGCGAATAACGAGTATAAACCAACACAAAAAGGAATCGCCATTCCACCCGAGCTTTATGACCAAGTCAAAGAAGCAATCAACGCCGCCGGTGCAATGTTCTAG